The following proteins are encoded in a genomic region of Oncorhynchus keta strain PuntledgeMale-10-30-2019 chromosome 6, Oket_V2, whole genome shotgun sequence:
- the wdr55 gene encoding WD repeat-containing protein 55 isoform X2: MTGSDDLKTEDTGDESVEDTKDDLKKDQVSEEDEPAEEPREPRIRETPEDIKLDAIVNTLAFHPKQDIFAAGDIDGDIYVYSYSCTEGESKELWSSGHHLKSCREVAFSHDGQKLFSVSKDKSVHLMDVEGGKLVTRIAKAHSVPINALLLVDENVLATGDDGGTLKVWDMRKGTSFMDLKHHDDYISGIAIDQAKRMLLTSSGDGTMGVFNIKRRRFELLSEFQSGDLTSVAIMKRGKKVVCGSSEGTMYIFNWNGFGATSDRFAVKAESVDCIVPITDSILCAASMDGVIRAINLLPNRVLGCIGQHVGEPIEQIARSRDSRFLASCAHDQMIKFWDISSLRDMTVSDYRKRKKKDGNLKSLSKKAYGGGDDFFSGLMEETEAKQEEKEEDEGDSDSDSDSD, from the exons ATGACTGGTTCTGATGATTTGAAAACAGAAGATACCGGG GACGAGTCGGTAGAGGATACAAAAGATGATTTGAAAAAAGATCAAGTTTCTGAG GAAGACGAACCGGCAGAGGAACCAAGAGAGCCAAGGATTCGTGAAACGCCAGAGGACATCAAACTCGACGCAATTGTCAACACATTGGCCTTCCATCCAAAACAAGATATTTTTGCTGCCGGGGATATTGACGGTGATATTTACGT ATACTCCTACTCATGCACAGAGGGGGAGAGCAAGGAGCTATGGTCGTCTGGACATCACCTCAAGTCCTGCAGGGAGGTTGCTTTCTCTCATGATGGACAGA AACTGTTCAGCGTTTCAAAAGACAAGTCAGTCCATCTCATGGATGTGGAAGGGGGAAAACTTGTCACACGCATCGCCAAAGCCCACAG TGTCCCAATCAATGCACTGCTGCTGGTGGATGAGAATGTGCTCGCCACCGGGGATGATGGGGGGACACTGAAGGTTTGGGACATGAGGAAGGGCACATCGTTCATGGACCTGAAGCATCATGATGACTATATCAGCGGCATTGCTATTGACCAGGCCAAGAGAATGCTTCTCACCTCCAG TGGTGATGGGACGATGGGGGTCTTCAACATCAAGAGGCGGCGATTTGAGCTCCTGTCAGAGTTCCAGAGTGGGGACCTTACCTCGGTGGCCATTATGAAA CGAGGGAAGAAGGTGGTGTGTGGCTCCAGTGAAGGGACTATGTACATCTTCAACTGGAACGGCTTTGGAGCCACCAGTGACCGCTTCGCTGTGAAGGCAGAATCCGTGGACTGCATTGTTCCCATTACAGACAGTATACTGTGTGCTGCCTCCATGGATGGAGTTATACG TGCCATAAACCTCCTGCCCAATCGGGTACTGGGCTGCATAGGGCAGCATGTTGGGGAGCCTATTGAGCAAATTGCCCGCTCTCGCGACTCACGTTTCCTGGCGAGCTGTGCCCACGACCAGATGATCAAGTTCTGGGACATTTCAAGTCTCCGCGACATGACAGTCAGTGACTACcggaagaggaagaagaaagaTGGAAACCTCAAGTCCCTCAGCAAGAAAGCCTATGGGGGTGGGGATGACTTCTTTTCTGGACTGATGGAAGAGACTGAGGCAAAAcaggaagagaaagaagaggatgaaggagacagtgacagtgacagcgaCAGTGATTAA
- the wdr55 gene encoding WD repeat-containing protein 55 isoform X1: MMYFLCKKTIILFAFVAALMGIVRFWSNRGYAWLILQRFGKFRNVNNVAKFACLNGSLAWLTSTECIMAASLEVGAISIMTGSDDLKTEDTGDESVEDTKDDLKKDQVSEEDEPAEEPREPRIRETPEDIKLDAIVNTLAFHPKQDIFAAGDIDGDIYVYSYSCTEGESKELWSSGHHLKSCREVAFSHDGQKLFSVSKDKSVHLMDVEGGKLVTRIAKAHSVPINALLLVDENVLATGDDGGTLKVWDMRKGTSFMDLKHHDDYISGIAIDQAKRMLLTSSGDGTMGVFNIKRRRFELLSEFQSGDLTSVAIMKRGKKVVCGSSEGTMYIFNWNGFGATSDRFAVKAESVDCIVPITDSILCAASMDGVIRAINLLPNRVLGCIGQHVGEPIEQIARSRDSRFLASCAHDQMIKFWDISSLRDMTVSDYRKRKKKDGNLKSLSKKAYGGGDDFFSGLMEETEAKQEEKEEDEGDSDSDSDSD, from the exons atgATGTATTTTTTATGCAAAAAAACAATAATTCTGTTTGCGTTTGTTGCTGCCCTAATGGGCATTGTCCGCTTTTGGTCCAACCGAGGGTATGCCTGGTTAATTTTGCAACGTTTTGGTAAATTTCGCAACGTTAATAACGTTGCAAAATTTGCATGTTTGAATGGATCTTTGGCTTGGTTGACGTCTACAGAATGCATAATGGCGGCTTCCTTG GAAGTCGGGGCTATTTCGATAATGACTGGTTCTGATGATTTGAAAACAGAAGATACCGGG GACGAGTCGGTAGAGGATACAAAAGATGATTTGAAAAAAGATCAAGTTTCTGAG GAAGACGAACCGGCAGAGGAACCAAGAGAGCCAAGGATTCGTGAAACGCCAGAGGACATCAAACTCGACGCAATTGTCAACACATTGGCCTTCCATCCAAAACAAGATATTTTTGCTGCCGGGGATATTGACGGTGATATTTACGT ATACTCCTACTCATGCACAGAGGGGGAGAGCAAGGAGCTATGGTCGTCTGGACATCACCTCAAGTCCTGCAGGGAGGTTGCTTTCTCTCATGATGGACAGA AACTGTTCAGCGTTTCAAAAGACAAGTCAGTCCATCTCATGGATGTGGAAGGGGGAAAACTTGTCACACGCATCGCCAAAGCCCACAG TGTCCCAATCAATGCACTGCTGCTGGTGGATGAGAATGTGCTCGCCACCGGGGATGATGGGGGGACACTGAAGGTTTGGGACATGAGGAAGGGCACATCGTTCATGGACCTGAAGCATCATGATGACTATATCAGCGGCATTGCTATTGACCAGGCCAAGAGAATGCTTCTCACCTCCAG TGGTGATGGGACGATGGGGGTCTTCAACATCAAGAGGCGGCGATTTGAGCTCCTGTCAGAGTTCCAGAGTGGGGACCTTACCTCGGTGGCCATTATGAAA CGAGGGAAGAAGGTGGTGTGTGGCTCCAGTGAAGGGACTATGTACATCTTCAACTGGAACGGCTTTGGAGCCACCAGTGACCGCTTCGCTGTGAAGGCAGAATCCGTGGACTGCATTGTTCCCATTACAGACAGTATACTGTGTGCTGCCTCCATGGATGGAGTTATACG TGCCATAAACCTCCTGCCCAATCGGGTACTGGGCTGCATAGGGCAGCATGTTGGGGAGCCTATTGAGCAAATTGCCCGCTCTCGCGACTCACGTTTCCTGGCGAGCTGTGCCCACGACCAGATGATCAAGTTCTGGGACATTTCAAGTCTCCGCGACATGACAGTCAGTGACTACcggaagaggaagaagaaagaTGGAAACCTCAAGTCCCTCAGCAAGAAAGCCTATGGGGGTGGGGATGACTTCTTTTCTGGACTGATGGAAGAGACTGAGGCAAAAcaggaagagaaagaagaggatgaaggagacagtgacagtgacagcgaCAGTGATTAA